In Anas platyrhynchos isolate ZD024472 breed Pekin duck chromosome 24, IASCAAS_PekinDuck_T2T, whole genome shotgun sequence, the following are encoded in one genomic region:
- the MYCL gene encoding protein L-Myc gives MERDPSPHYFYDHDAGEDFHRSTAPSEDIWKKFELVPTPPRSPLGSPGDKGWGGGAEERAGGPARHGPAAEEPEYLLGPGPIFGNLSAFILRDCMWSGFSARERLEKAMTEKLAPGPPRAAPHKPSFGQDLGFSSSVSDCVDPAAVFLCPLADSKVPASSGSEGQSDSEGEEIDVVTVEKRQSLSLRQPVTITLRADPLDPCMKRFHISIHQQQHNYAARSPPDACPQPEPPQQDEEEPLSTTEPTPPGTLPEPGLPKAGTSPGSDSEDVAKRKNHNYLERKRRNDLRSRFLALRDQVPGLASCPKTPKVVILSKSSEYLQSLISAERRMAAEKQQLRLQQSQLLRRIAHLKGH, from the exons ATGGAGCGGGACCCGTCCCCGCACTACTTCTACGACCACGACGCCGGGGAGGATTTCCACCGCTCCACGGCGCCCAGCGAGGACATCTGGAAGAAGTTCGAGCTCGTCCCCACGCCCCCCCGCTCGCCCCTGGGCTCCCCCGGCGATaaaggctggggagggggcgcggAGGAGCGGGCGGGTGgcccggcacggcacggcccggccgCCGAGGAGCCCGAGTACCTGCTCGGCCCCGGCCCCATCTTCGGCAACCTGAGCGCCTTCATCCTGCGGGACTGCATGTGGAGCGGCTTCTCGGCCCGGGAGCGCCTGGAGAAGGCCATGACGGAGAAACTCGCCCCGGGCCCGCCCAGGGCGGCCCCCCACAAACCCTCCTTCGGCCAGGATTTGGGCTTCAGCAGCTCGGTGAGCGACTGCGTGGACCCCGCCGCCGTCTTCCTCTGCCCGCTGGCTGACAGCAAGGTCCCCGCATCCTCGGGATCCGAGGGGCAGAGCGACTCCG aaggCGAGGAGATCGACGTGGTGACGGTGGAGAAGAGGCAGTCGCTCAGCCTGAGGCAGCCGGTCACCATCACGCTGCGCGCCGACCCCTTGGACCCCTGCATGAAACGCTTCCACATCTCcatccaccagcagcagcacaactaCGCCGCCCGCTCGCCGCCGGACGCCTGTCCCCAGCCGGAGCCACCCcagcaggatgaggaggagCCGCTCAGCACCACGGAGCCGACCCCTCCTGGCACGCTGCCCGAGCCCGGCTTGCCAAAAGCCGGCACCAGCCCCGGCTCCGACAGCGAGGACGTGGCCAAGAGGAAAAACCACAACTACCTGGAGCGCAAGCGGCGCAACGACCTGCGCTCGCGCTTCCTGGCGCTGCGGGACCAGGTGCCCGGGCTGGCCAGCTGCCCCAAGACGCCCAAGGTGGTGATCCTGAGCAAGTCCTCCGAGTACCTGCAGTCGCTCATCAGTGCCGAGAGGAGGATGGCGGccgagaagcagcagctgcggctgcagcagagccagctgctCAGACGGATTGCTCACCTCAAGGGGCACTAG